In Microvenator marinus, one genomic interval encodes:
- a CDS encoding choice-of-anchor D domain-containing protein, giving the protein MKWLSLVFVGLLAACSSDDGTSPGPRPMDMESDQAVQDADMNSPDVTVEPDMPQRPRQMEIDIPELLFDSVRIGESRTLTFAVTNLGDEDLVLTRADISQFNRTSEPEFVPGENWIDGTTIVEGQTFREFDVVYTPVDHETDRGSVTIISNDPDQATWEVRLETINPYPELEGPQLLKFGSVAANETATRRVNLYNRGRDPLTLNSIETTGSNRFSIALIPTEPLPRVVQRDELYAFDVVFSPNNTNVARGTIVINSDDPDEQPFEIAVSGNDPGPCMQVLPDTLDFGEVAPNTAQTQEITLFNCSNALDLEISGLEIVDGEFAFELVDSPELPITLNAFENVTLEVRANIEGPEAIGALRVENSDSNRDVELRVRTPEEE; this is encoded by the coding sequence ATGAAGTGGTTATCTCTGGTTTTTGTTGGATTGTTGGCTGCGTGTTCTAGCGACGACGGAACGAGCCCGGGTCCAAGACCTATGGACATGGAGTCGGACCAGGCCGTGCAGGACGCAGACATGAATTCGCCTGATGTCACGGTGGAGCCTGACATGCCTCAGCGGCCGCGGCAGATGGAGATCGACATCCCCGAACTGCTCTTTGATAGCGTTCGTATCGGTGAATCGCGAACTCTGACCTTTGCCGTGACCAATTTGGGCGATGAAGATCTGGTGCTGACGCGCGCGGATATCTCTCAGTTCAATCGCACCTCGGAGCCTGAGTTCGTCCCCGGTGAGAACTGGATAGATGGCACTACGATTGTTGAAGGGCAGACGTTTCGTGAGTTTGATGTGGTCTACACGCCGGTCGATCACGAGACCGACCGTGGATCGGTGACCATTATTAGCAACGACCCCGATCAGGCTACGTGGGAAGTCCGACTCGAGACCATCAATCCGTACCCCGAGCTCGAAGGCCCACAACTTCTGAAGTTTGGCAGCGTTGCGGCCAACGAAACCGCCACGCGCCGCGTCAATCTCTACAATAGAGGGCGAGATCCGTTGACGTTGAACTCGATCGAGACGACCGGTTCGAACCGATTCTCGATCGCCCTGATCCCAACCGAGCCCCTGCCCCGCGTGGTGCAGCGTGACGAGCTCTACGCGTTTGACGTGGTCTTTAGCCCGAACAATACCAACGTGGCGCGCGGTACGATCGTGATCAATTCTGATGACCCAGACGAGCAGCCCTTCGAGATCGCCGTTTCGGGTAACGACCCTGGCCCGTGTATGCAGGTTTTGCCTGATACGCTCGACTTTGGAGAGGTGGCTCCAAACACCGCACAAACACAAGAGATCACGTTATTCAACTGTTCCAATGCTTTGGATTTGGAGATCAGCGGGCTTGAGATTGTAGACGGCGAGTTTGCATTTGAATTGGTGGACTCGCCGGAGCTCCCGATTACGCTCAACGCGTTTGAGAATGTGACGCTCGAGGTTCGGGCAAATATAGAGGGGCCAGAGGCCATTGGTGCACTACGCGTCGAGAATTCGGATTCGAATCGCGATGTGGAACTACGGGTGCGAACCCCAGAAGAAGAGTAA
- a CDS encoding M23 family metallopeptidase, whose protein sequence is MALKRLAVIILVSLFCVAFSHQDTPPWESAPEPSALELDHPWYENGRSIKRGAIEVSKALGPQNKSELILKGGDALIGLAYRATEAIEDYEAKRVPTVQLVRISSRFGMRVHPVLKRRKFHNGVDFAAPRGTPVRAVADGVVTYAGWSGGAGKMVKIKHDGFESGYAHLASITRDVRVGETIKAGETIGGVGATGLATGNHLHFTIRKNGRFVDPMKDGLERIEPMVELEIIAGLERNVGKLFTALENSAASFFDGEELNLSELELDEFWDDSFL, encoded by the coding sequence TTGGCGTTAAAGCGACTCGCCGTCATCATTCTGGTTTCGCTCTTTTGTGTTGCCTTTTCGCACCAGGACACTCCGCCGTGGGAGAGTGCTCCTGAGCCAAGTGCGCTTGAACTTGACCATCCGTGGTACGAAAACGGCAGGTCCATCAAGCGTGGTGCGATCGAAGTATCAAAAGCCCTGGGGCCTCAAAACAAGTCTGAGCTCATCCTCAAAGGCGGAGACGCCCTGATCGGACTGGCCTACAGGGCCACCGAAGCCATCGAGGACTACGAGGCTAAGCGTGTGCCAACCGTCCAGCTGGTGCGGATTTCCAGCCGGTTCGGCATGCGAGTCCATCCTGTTCTAAAGCGGCGGAAGTTCCACAACGGTGTTGATTTTGCGGCGCCGCGCGGCACACCCGTGAGGGCGGTTGCAGACGGAGTGGTCACCTATGCGGGATGGTCTGGTGGCGCGGGGAAGATGGTCAAGATCAAGCACGACGGTTTTGAGTCGGGCTACGCACATCTGGCTTCCATAACGCGCGATGTGCGGGTAGGCGAAACGATCAAGGCCGGTGAAACCATTGGTGGTGTGGGAGCAACGGGCCTCGCCACTGGAAACCATCTGCACTTCACGATTCGCAAGAACGGACGTTTTGTTGACCCCATGAAAGATGGGCTCGAACGAATCGAACCAATGGTCGAGCTCGAAATCATTGCTGGACTTGAAAGGAACGTGGGGAAACTCTTCACCGCGCTTGAGAACTCGGCCGCGAGCTTTTTTGATGGCGAGGAGTTGAACCTCAGTGAGCTTGAGCTCGACGAGTTCTGGGACGACAGCTTCCTCTAG
- a CDS encoding HAD-IA family hydrolase, with protein MKHALFLDVMDTLVWDPFKLEMLQFFDSSMEELLRDKSADAWPRFERGEISEEEFAAEFFADRRSFDYLGLKDALHNAYRLLPGIPELLDDLKQAGVEMHTLSNYPVWHQMIEEKLRLSRWLEWTFVSWQHGTRKPEPKAFERALELVNKSPDTCVFVDDRGSNCAAAESLGIHAIHFESADQLREALKPCFPELS; from the coding sequence TTGAAGCACGCACTTTTTCTGGACGTCATGGACACGCTTGTCTGGGACCCCTTTAAACTTGAGATGCTTCAGTTCTTTGACTCTTCGATGGAAGAGCTCTTGAGGGACAAAAGCGCTGACGCATGGCCAAGATTCGAACGCGGCGAAATCAGCGAAGAGGAATTCGCAGCGGAGTTTTTCGCAGATAGACGCTCTTTTGATTATCTGGGGCTCAAGGACGCGTTGCATAACGCGTATCGGCTTCTTCCCGGCATTCCTGAGCTACTCGATGACCTAAAGCAGGCGGGCGTGGAGATGCACACGCTTTCCAACTACCCGGTCTGGCACCAGATGATCGAGGAGAAGCTTCGACTCAGCCGGTGGCTCGAATGGACCTTTGTGTCCTGGCAGCACGGAACCCGAAAACCGGAACCAAAAGCTTTCGAGAGAGCGCTCGAACTCGTGAATAAGTCACCCGACACATGTGTCTTTGTTGATGACCGCGGCTCCAATTGTGCTGCGGCTGAATCGCTTGGTATCCATGCGATTCACTTTGAGTCAGCAGACCAACTCCGAGAAGCCCTAAAGCCATGTTTCCCCGAACTCTCATAG
- a CDS encoding tetratricopeptide repeat protein, with amino-acid sequence MFPRTLIALALLLMACGPSAHVVAGDQHLAASNYRAALASYETALAEDPDSEEISRKAELARGRYFEELSIQAREAQNRGDHIGALKTTRKAWELYPKSAKAQDLVKQTSQAVSYAAGKLREDQDYSTALLLHEVAMNELPAPNPHAAAAVEMRNAWEDDLRAQAEEARASGDPAAELLFVGKLAQLKNTADLDRQRLELLTQVADEETFLVDVKGEGFPDRIQADLTRLKLGVLQVRTQVKEPDVRLKVSGKKPVFIESENEVWRSVTFQSGTRQVSNPSYKNRLNDLERAERDVVDAENTVTRAEQDVTDYESRASRETPEVSSSTKYGLERARRDLQSARDRLIRERDDVMRAREALNREPQTVEEPVYSEHQYAVKIHTLTAKIQVQLEFSGLHKEEKSIPLEVSVSDETHPPQPSMTGVGADPLTLPSDEALAEDLLADALAATNKEILRVFDEWREKEAQKALDEPGAGRLDSLVRVLVRDLERADQRVAGEIKSLSGIPDAVSAIRGGR; translated from the coding sequence ATGTTTCCCCGAACTCTCATAGCCTTGGCGCTCTTACTCATGGCGTGTGGCCCAAGCGCCCATGTTGTGGCCGGCGACCAGCATTTAGCTGCCTCCAACTATCGCGCAGCTCTAGCCTCCTACGAAACGGCATTGGCTGAAGACCCGGATTCCGAGGAGATATCTAGAAAAGCGGAGCTTGCGCGGGGACGATACTTCGAAGAACTGAGCATACAGGCTCGCGAAGCTCAAAATCGTGGCGACCATATCGGGGCCCTCAAAACCACTCGCAAAGCCTGGGAGCTCTATCCAAAGTCCGCAAAAGCCCAAGATCTGGTGAAACAGACGAGCCAGGCCGTAAGCTACGCGGCGGGCAAGCTCCGCGAAGACCAGGACTATTCTACGGCCCTTCTCCTTCATGAAGTCGCAATGAATGAGCTTCCAGCGCCAAACCCACATGCAGCAGCAGCAGTGGAGATGCGGAATGCATGGGAGGACGATCTGAGGGCTCAAGCTGAAGAGGCGCGCGCCTCCGGAGATCCTGCAGCTGAGCTACTCTTCGTTGGCAAGCTAGCCCAGCTCAAGAACACGGCGGACCTCGATAGGCAGAGGCTCGAACTCCTGACTCAGGTCGCCGACGAGGAGACGTTCCTTGTAGACGTCAAAGGCGAAGGTTTTCCTGACCGAATACAGGCTGACCTTACCCGCCTAAAACTGGGCGTGTTGCAGGTGCGCACCCAGGTCAAAGAGCCCGACGTGAGGTTGAAGGTATCCGGCAAGAAGCCTGTGTTCATCGAGTCAGAAAACGAAGTCTGGCGGAGCGTGACGTTTCAATCAGGGACGCGCCAGGTATCAAACCCCTCGTACAAAAACCGCCTCAACGATTTGGAGCGCGCGGAGAGAGATGTGGTGGACGCCGAGAACACGGTAACCCGTGCTGAACAAGACGTTACCGACTACGAATCTAGGGCTTCTCGCGAAACTCCCGAAGTCTCATCGAGCACCAAGTACGGCCTTGAGCGCGCGCGCAGAGACTTGCAAAGCGCCCGCGACCGCCTCATTCGCGAACGAGATGATGTCATGCGCGCAAGGGAAGCCTTGAATCGCGAGCCGCAAACCGTGGAAGAACCCGTCTACTCCGAACACCAGTACGCGGTCAAAATCCACACATTGACCGCGAAGATACAGGTCCAACTCGAATTCAGCGGCCTGCACAAAGAGGAGAAAAGCATTCCACTCGAGGTTTCGGTTTCTGACGAAACTCATCCTCCGCAACCGAGCATGACAGGCGTCGGAGCCGACCCATTGACCCTCCCATCTGACGAAGCCCTTGCAGAAGACCTGCTCGCGGACGCGCTGGCGGCCACCAACAAAGAGATCCTGCGCGTGTTTGACGAGTGGCGGGAGAAGGAGGCTCAGAAGGCACTCGATGAGCCAGGCGCTGGGCGTCTTGATTCCCTGGTGCGAGTTCTCGTTCGAGACTTAGAGCGCGCTGACCAACGTGTCGCCGGTGAGATCAAGAGTTTGAGTGGGATTCCCGATGCGGTCTCAGCTATTCGCGGCGGGCGTTGA
- a CDS encoding enoyl-CoA hydratase-related protein: MSSDLPEVLVEKVENSIATLTIDRPDAMNSMNGALVDALKTKFLEMNTREDVRVVILTASGDRVFCAGADLKERRGMSDEEVAQRIRDYKSAFSAIAECSKPVICALNGHAFGGGLEIALSCDIRVLAEEAQVGLTELRLGIIPGAGGTQRLARLIGASKAKEMMFRGLRLGGQDALDWGVVSHCVPRSELSTYCRSLAEEIAKAAPIAIKQAKLAVDRGIELPLQDALDFEAECYALTIPTEDRLEGLKAFAEKREPVWKNK; the protein is encoded by the coding sequence ATGAGTTCAGACCTGCCAGAAGTACTCGTCGAAAAAGTTGAAAACTCGATCGCCACGCTCACCATCGACCGGCCGGACGCGATGAACTCCATGAATGGCGCGCTCGTGGACGCACTTAAGACCAAATTCTTGGAAATGAACACGCGTGAAGACGTGCGCGTGGTAATCCTCACGGCAAGCGGAGACCGCGTCTTTTGTGCCGGCGCCGACCTCAAGGAAAGACGGGGGATGTCTGACGAAGAGGTCGCTCAGCGAATCCGTGACTACAAATCAGCGTTCAGCGCGATCGCCGAGTGTTCAAAGCCCGTGATTTGCGCACTCAACGGGCACGCGTTCGGGGGCGGCCTAGAAATCGCGCTATCGTGCGATATCCGTGTTCTGGCTGAAGAAGCTCAAGTGGGTTTGACCGAGCTGCGACTCGGCATCATCCCAGGGGCTGGGGGTACTCAACGCCTCGCACGACTCATCGGCGCATCCAAGGCCAAGGAAATGATGTTCAGAGGTTTGCGACTCGGTGGCCAAGACGCCTTGGACTGGGGCGTAGTCTCGCACTGCGTGCCTCGGTCCGAGCTCAGCACCTATTGCCGCTCCCTTGCCGAAGAAATCGCTAAAGCCGCACCAATCGCCATCAAACAAGCAAAGCTTGCTGTGGACAGGGGAATTGAACTCCCACTTCAAGACGCCCTTGATTTTGAGGCTGAATGCTACGCGCTGACCATTCCCACCGAAGACAGACTTGAAGGGCTCAAGGCCTTCGCCGAAAAACGGGAGCCAGTATGGAAAAACAAGTAA